In Anomaloglossus baeobatrachus isolate aAnoBae1 unplaced genomic scaffold, aAnoBae1.hap1 Scaffold_5330, whole genome shotgun sequence, the following proteins share a genomic window:
- the LOC142283179 gene encoding taste receptor type 2 member 9-like: protein MMTFSWRFGFIFAVVECVIGILFNIFIIIQNILDWKHGRRLSLCDKILVLMAVNNVCLQCDMNVATFLYIVFPSMVQFKNAYSTLSVFLIFQFYFSFWITAGLCIFYCLRIVSFKHHLFVRLKMNFSDVVARFLMLAAAGSFGISVLSIWHIEVAPSNENANVSSGVFMNDIFILVSPSYKVLSIVVGCCIPFILTVLSIILTLFSLVRHIRTMKYHQAGFSMPRMDAHIRAARIMVHLTALYAAFYISEVCLLASSLNIDTFWEFLSLIFVLIFPTAQSLIIILGNSKLRSSCLRMSRCPGYL, encoded by the coding sequence ATGATGACCTTCTCCTGGAGATTCGGGTTCATCTTTGCGGTGGTTGAATGCGTCATCGGGATTCTTTTCAACATCTTCATTATCATACAGAACATCCTGGACTGGAAACATGGAAGACGCCTGAGCCTGTGCGATAAGATCCTGGTCCTCATGGCTGTAAACAATGTCTGCCTCCAGTGTGATATGAACGTTGCCACCTTCCTCTACATTGTCTTCCCTTCAATGGTCCAGTTTAAGAACGCCTATTCCACCTTGTCAGTTTTCCTGATATTTCAGTTTTACTTCAGTTTTTGGATCACAGCCGGACTTTGCATCTTCTATTGTCTGAGGATCGTCAGCTTCAAACATCACCTCTTCGTCCGTCTGAAGATGAACTTCTCGGATGTGGTTGCCAGGTTTCTTATGTTGGCAGCTGCAGGGTCATTTGGCATCAGCGTTCTCTCCATTTGGCACATTGAAGTGGCCCCTTCCAATGAGAATGCGAATGTCTCAAGTGGTGTCTTCATGAATGATATCTTCATTCTCGTAAGTCCATCCTATAAAGTTCTGTCCATTGTGGTGGGCTGCTGCATTCCCTTTATACTCACTGTCCTCTCCATAATCCTCACGTTGTTCTCCCTGGTGAGACACATCCGGACTATGAAGTACCACCAGGCTGGCTTCAGTATGCCCAGAATGGACGCTCATATTCGAGCAGCTCGGATTATGGTTCACCTCACAGCCCTATATGCAGCCTTTTACATCTCCGAGGTTTGCCTTCTGGCATCTTCACTGAATATCGACACATTTTGGGAATTTTTGTCTTTGATTTTTGTGTTAATCTTTCCTACAGCCCAGTCCTTAATCATCATCTTGGGGAACTCCAAGCTTCGATCTTCCTGTCTACGGATGAGCCGATGTCCCGGGTATCTATAA